The Kribbella amoyensis genomic sequence CCGGTACTACGAAGGCCAGGGCTTCACCCGCGCGGAAGCGTTCGAGGTACCGGTCAACGACTCCGCGTGGCCGGGTCAGCTGCTGATCCAGCGGCTGTGACCGACTCTGGTACCGGCCGGTGGACGGCGCCGTGCGAGTCGCTGCAGTGAGCCTCGAGGACATCGCCGGTGGCGTGGTCGACCTGCAACGTCGAATGGGTCAGGTGATGCCGGTCGGCGAGGACCGCCTCGATCCGGCCGCGGATCTGGTGGCAGTCCAGGCCCTCGCGGACCAGGATGTGCGCGGACGCGGCCGGTTCGCCCGAGGTGATCTCCCAGACGTGCAGGTCGTGCACCTCGACGACTCCGTCGACGGCGCACAGCTCGGCGCCGAGCGCGGCCGGGTCGAGTCCGGCCGGCGCGGCCTCGAGGAAGATCCGGCCCGAGGCGCGGACCAGATCGATCCCCGCCTTGAGCATCAGCGCGGCGACCACCAGCGCGGCGATCGCGTCGGCCCGGCTGAACCCGGTGAGCAGGACGACCAGCCCGGCCACCGCCGTCGCGATGAAGGCGAACAAATCGTTGAGGATGTGCTGGAACGCGCCTTCGACGTTCAGGCTGGACCGGTTCGCCTTGCTGATCAGCCAGGTCGCCGCGAGGTTCACCACGATCCCGGCCACCCCGGTGATCAGGACCAGCGCGCCCTTCACCTCGGGCGGGTGGATCATCCGCTGCACCGACTCGTACACGAAGAACGCGGCGAGCAGCAGCAGGGTGATCCCGTTCGCCTGGGCGGACAGGATCTCCACCCGCTTGAAGCCGAAGGTGAAACCACCGGCCGGCGGCTTCGCGGAGAGCCGGATCGCCAGCAGCGCGAGCATGATCGCGATCGCGTCGGTCAGCATGTGCGCGGCGTCGGTGATCAGCGCCAGCGACCCGGCCGCCAGCCCGACGACCACCTCGGCGGCCATGAAGCCGAGGATCAGCGCCAGCGCACCGCTCAGCAGCCGCCGGTCCGC encodes the following:
- a CDS encoding cation diffusion facilitator family transporter translates to MSAGHGHGHGHAANPSADRRLLSGALALILGFMAAEVVVGLAAGSLALITDAAHMLTDAIAIMLALLAIRLSAKPPAGGFTFGFKRVEILSAQANGITLLLLAAFFVYESVQRMIHPPEVKGALVLITGVAGIVVNLAATWLISKANRSSLNVEGAFQHILNDLFAFIATAVAGLVVLLTGFSRADAIAALVVAALMLKAGIDLVRASGRIFLEAAPAGLDPAALGAELCAVDGVVEVHDLHVWEITSGEPAASAHILVREGLDCHQIRGRIEAVLADRHHLTHSTLQVDHATGDVLEAHCSDSHGAVHRPVPESVTAAGSAADPATRSR